A portion of the Streptomyces erythrochromogenes genome contains these proteins:
- a CDS encoding DUF2304 domain-containing protein gives MKYFWIQLVLIVGSVSMALVFIRTWSQAKNRAWKRIAFSLFVVVNVYAVLRPTDVTWLAHQLGVGRGTDLVLYVMVLAMGFLTLNTFLRFRSLEKKITDLARTVAINEGMRHNDERLGAEPVAGGSDAHVKADAGSDSVKA, from the coding sequence ATGAAGTACTTCTGGATCCAGCTCGTCCTGATCGTCGGCTCCGTGTCGATGGCCCTGGTGTTCATCCGAACGTGGAGCCAGGCGAAGAACCGGGCCTGGAAGCGCATCGCGTTCTCCCTGTTCGTCGTCGTCAACGTGTACGCGGTGCTCCGCCCGACGGACGTGACGTGGCTGGCCCACCAGCTCGGCGTCGGCCGCGGCACCGACCTGGTGCTGTACGTGATGGTCCTCGCGATGGGCTTCCTCACGCTCAACACCTTCCTGCGGTTCCGCTCGCTGGAGAAGAAGATCACCGACCTCGCCCGGACGGTGGCCATCAACGAGGGCATGCGGCACAACGACGAGCGTCTGGGTGCCGAGCCCGTCGCCGGCGGCAGCGACGCCCACGTCAAGGCGGACGCCGGCTCCGACTCCGTGAAGGCCTGA
- a CDS encoding glycosyltransferase family 2 protein has product MVTFDFMLPYYGDVQLMQDAVRSVLAQTDRDFRLVVIDDGKEPDVPGWFAALGDDRVHYQRNEQNLGITKNFQKCVRLSEADYVVIMGCDDVLHPHYLETVRSIIEERPGIGMVQPGVEVIDGTGEVTQGLADNTKKRLYAPQVKGRRLMGGEELAASVLRGNWLYFPSIAWRGEVLRKVNFRDDYSVIQDLALVVDLLEGGEQMVIDNSTTVFQYRRHAVSESSVQAFSGTRFAEAERYFSAVAARMDARGWPKAARAARFHSASRLHALTMLPGALRSGNTAGARTLAKHAFTSGQN; this is encoded by the coding sequence ATGGTGACCTTCGACTTCATGCTCCCCTACTACGGGGACGTGCAGCTGATGCAGGACGCCGTCCGCAGCGTCCTGGCGCAGACGGACCGGGACTTCCGCCTCGTCGTGATCGACGACGGCAAGGAGCCCGACGTACCGGGCTGGTTCGCCGCGCTCGGCGACGACCGCGTGCACTACCAGCGCAACGAGCAGAACCTCGGCATCACCAAGAACTTCCAGAAGTGCGTGCGGCTGTCCGAGGCCGACTACGTGGTCATCATGGGCTGCGACGACGTGCTGCACCCGCACTACCTGGAGACCGTCCGCTCGATCATCGAGGAGCGGCCGGGCATCGGCATGGTCCAGCCCGGCGTCGAGGTCATCGACGGCACCGGCGAGGTGACCCAGGGCCTGGCCGACAACACCAAGAAGCGGCTGTACGCCCCGCAGGTGAAGGGCCGTCGCCTGATGGGCGGCGAGGAGCTGGCCGCCAGCGTGCTGCGCGGCAACTGGCTCTACTTCCCGTCGATCGCCTGGCGCGGCGAGGTGCTGCGCAAGGTGAACTTCCGCGACGACTACTCGGTGATCCAGGACCTCGCGCTCGTCGTCGACCTGCTCGAAGGCGGGGAGCAGATGGTCATCGACAACTCCACGACCGTCTTCCAGTACCGCCGGCACGCCGTCAGCGAGTCGTCGGTACAGGCCTTCTCCGGCACCCGCTTCGCCGAGGCCGAGCGCTACTTCTCCGCCGTGGCCGCCCGCATGGACGCCCGCGGCTGGCCGAAGGCGGCCCGCGCGGCGCGCTTCCACAGCGCCTCCCGGCTGCACGCGCTGACGATGCTGCCCGGAGCCCTGCGCAGCGGCAACACGGCGGGCGCCCGCACGCTGGCGAAGCACGCCTTCACCTCCGGCCAGAACTGA